A genome region from Hevea brasiliensis isolate MT/VB/25A 57/8 chromosome 7, ASM3005281v1, whole genome shotgun sequence includes the following:
- the LOC110666786 gene encoding lipase-like PAD4 isoform X2 — protein MDTEASPFESSEMLATFLTSTPLLSMSWSLCDRANTMPSQGFVAEQMGSVGHLAFSGVQLGSGPDPTSGRNLEPLVTATNGLFFPLEHQFDGEEGGGEEEGKEPVLVHAGFLRIFLSVKSNPNFQNRMLNMIQNSKSIVIAGHGIGGTVAGLCALWLLSYLQSISSNISVLCITFGSPLLGNESLSRAILREGWSGNFCHVVSKHDVFPRLFFAPLAPLNPQLHSLLQFWQLSMTSPPLALLAEKLLDEGKSQIFRTVLASLEGLAKAEQGKNVTCGFWPFGNYFFCSEDGAICNDNATFIVKMMHSLLLNSSPSCSIEDHLKYGYYVEKASLQVLTKTSFPPAELPESSYEAGVALALQSSGIACQDESVARPAKNCLKLARRMGRTPNLNCANLAIKLSKITPYRAEIEWYKATCDQSDAQMGYYDSFKQRGASKRDFKVNMNRRAKWVNGSQFYMLLVEPLDIAEYYRTGMHRKKGHYISNGRERRYKIFERWWKERPIKEEEKKTRSTFASSTQDTCFWARVEEARERLDNVRNETDPRNQALLLSSLDDFSKYASGLVERKEVSKDVVARNSSYCMWVRDYEELKSQYVQLHP, from the exons aTGGACACCGAAGCTTCACC GTTTGAGAGCAGCGAGATGCTAGCCACTTTCCTCACATCCACACCATTGCTATCTATGTCATGGAGCTTATGCGATCGCGCCAACACGATGCCGTCGCAAGGTTTTGTAGCAGAGCAGATGGGAAGCGTCGGCCATCTGGCATTTTCTGGTGTTCAATTGGGGTCAGGGCCCGACCCAACCTCCGGCAGAAATCTTGAACCGCTTGTTACTGCTACCAATGGCCTTTTCTTTCCTTTGGAGCATCAATTTGATGGAGAAGaaggaggaggagaagaagaagggAAGGAGCCTGTCCTGGTTCATGCTGGGTTCTTGCGGATCTTCCTATCTGTCAAAAGCAACCCAAATTTTCAAAATCGG ATGTTAAATATGATTCAGAATAGCAAGTCAATAGTGATAGCAGGCCACGGCATAGGAGGAACAGTTGCTGGACTTTGTGCTCTTTGGCTACTATCTTACCTTCAATCCATCTCTTCTAATATCTCAGTATTATGCATCACTTTTGGCTCTCCATTGCTGGGCAATGAGTCTCTTTCTCGTGCCATTCTCCGCGAGGGATGGAGTGGCAACTTCTGCCATGTGGTATCAAAACATGATGTGTTTCCAAGGCTATTCTTTGCTCCTCTTGCTCCCCTAAATCCTCAGCTGCATTCCTTGCTTCAATTCTGGCAGTTATCCATGACTTCACCGCCCCTTGCTTTGCTTGCTGAAAAATTACTTGATGAAGGGAAATCTCAAATTTTCCGCACTGTATTAGCTTCCCTGGAAGGTTTGGCAAAAGCCGAACAAGGGAAAAACGTAACTTGCGGCTTTTGGCCATTTGGGAACTATTTCTTCTGTTCTGAAGATGGAGCTATTTGTAACGACAATGCAACATTTATTGTCAAGATGATGCATTCGCTGTTGCTGAACAGTTCACCAAGCTGTAGCATTGAGGATCACCTTAAGTATGGATACTATGTTGAGAAAGCCTCTCTCCAGGTTCTGACGAAGACGAGTTTCCCGCCTGCGGAGCTTCCTGAATCAAGCTATGAAGCTGGTGTTGCACTGGCTTTGCAGTCCTCAGGAATAGCTTGCCAG GACGAATCTGTTGCTCGACCAGCCAAAAATTGCCTGAAACTGGCAAGGCGAATGGGACGTACACCAAACCTTAACTGTGCCAATCTAGCAATTAAATTGTCTAAAATAACACCTTATAGGGCAGAAATAGAGTGGTACAAAGCAACATGTGATCAGTCTGATGCTCAAATGGGGTATTATGACTCTTTCAAGCAAAGAGGAGCCTCGAAGAGGGACTTTAAAGTCAACATGAATCG GCGAGCAAAGTGGGTGAACGGATCTCAATTCTATATGCTCCTTGTAGAGCCATTAGATATTGCCGAGTATTATCGTACAGGAATGCACCGTAAGAAGGGTCATTACATTAGCAATGGAAGAGAGCGGAGGTACAAGATTTTTGAAAGGTGGTGGAAAGAGAGACCAATTAAAGAGGAAGAGAAGAAAACAAGAAGCACGTTCGCAAGTTCCACCCAAGACACATGTTTTTGGGCCAGAGTGGAGGAAGCTAGAGAGCGGCTAGACAATGTGAGAAACGAGACAGATCCGAGAAATCAGGCTCTGCTGTTGTCTTCCCTTGATGACTTTTCAAAGTATGCGAGTGGATTAGTGGAAAGAAAAGAGGTGTCTAAGGATGTAGTAGCAAGGAATTCAAGCTATTGTATGTGGGTGAGAGATTATGAGGAATTAAAATCACAGTATGTGCAATTGCATCCCTAG
- the LOC110666786 gene encoding lipase-like PAD4 isoform X1: protein MDTEASPFESSEMLATFLTSTPLLSMSWSLCDRANTMPSQGFVAEQMGSVGHLAFSGVQLGSGPDPTSGRNLEPLVTATNGLFFPLEHQFDGEEGGGEEEGKEPVLVHAGFLRIFLSVKSNPNFQNRMLNMIQNSKSIVIAGHGIGGTVAGLCALWLLSYLQSISSNISVLCITFGSPLLGNESLSRAILREGWSGNFCHVVSKHDVFPRLFFAPLAPLNPQLHSLLQFWQLSMTSPPLALLAEKLLDEGKSQIFRTVLASLEGLAKAEQGKNVTCGFWPFGNYFFCSEDGAICNDNATFIVKMMHSLLLNSSPSCSIEDHLKYGYYVEKASLQVLTKTSFPPAELPESSYEAGVALALQSSGIACQDESVARPAKNCLKLARRMGRTPNLNCANLAIKLSKITPYRAEIEWYKATCDQSDAQMGYYDSFKQRGASKRDFKVNMNRYKLARFWDNVINMLDNNDLPRDFHRRAKWVNGSQFYMLLVEPLDIAEYYRTGMHRKKGHYISNGRERRYKIFERWWKERPIKEEEKKTRSTFASSTQDTCFWARVEEARERLDNVRNETDPRNQALLLSSLDDFSKYASGLVERKEVSKDVVARNSSYCMWVRDYEELKSQYVQLHP from the exons aTGGACACCGAAGCTTCACC GTTTGAGAGCAGCGAGATGCTAGCCACTTTCCTCACATCCACACCATTGCTATCTATGTCATGGAGCTTATGCGATCGCGCCAACACGATGCCGTCGCAAGGTTTTGTAGCAGAGCAGATGGGAAGCGTCGGCCATCTGGCATTTTCTGGTGTTCAATTGGGGTCAGGGCCCGACCCAACCTCCGGCAGAAATCTTGAACCGCTTGTTACTGCTACCAATGGCCTTTTCTTTCCTTTGGAGCATCAATTTGATGGAGAAGaaggaggaggagaagaagaagggAAGGAGCCTGTCCTGGTTCATGCTGGGTTCTTGCGGATCTTCCTATCTGTCAAAAGCAACCCAAATTTTCAAAATCGG ATGTTAAATATGATTCAGAATAGCAAGTCAATAGTGATAGCAGGCCACGGCATAGGAGGAACAGTTGCTGGACTTTGTGCTCTTTGGCTACTATCTTACCTTCAATCCATCTCTTCTAATATCTCAGTATTATGCATCACTTTTGGCTCTCCATTGCTGGGCAATGAGTCTCTTTCTCGTGCCATTCTCCGCGAGGGATGGAGTGGCAACTTCTGCCATGTGGTATCAAAACATGATGTGTTTCCAAGGCTATTCTTTGCTCCTCTTGCTCCCCTAAATCCTCAGCTGCATTCCTTGCTTCAATTCTGGCAGTTATCCATGACTTCACCGCCCCTTGCTTTGCTTGCTGAAAAATTACTTGATGAAGGGAAATCTCAAATTTTCCGCACTGTATTAGCTTCCCTGGAAGGTTTGGCAAAAGCCGAACAAGGGAAAAACGTAACTTGCGGCTTTTGGCCATTTGGGAACTATTTCTTCTGTTCTGAAGATGGAGCTATTTGTAACGACAATGCAACATTTATTGTCAAGATGATGCATTCGCTGTTGCTGAACAGTTCACCAAGCTGTAGCATTGAGGATCACCTTAAGTATGGATACTATGTTGAGAAAGCCTCTCTCCAGGTTCTGACGAAGACGAGTTTCCCGCCTGCGGAGCTTCCTGAATCAAGCTATGAAGCTGGTGTTGCACTGGCTTTGCAGTCCTCAGGAATAGCTTGCCAG GACGAATCTGTTGCTCGACCAGCCAAAAATTGCCTGAAACTGGCAAGGCGAATGGGACGTACACCAAACCTTAACTGTGCCAATCTAGCAATTAAATTGTCTAAAATAACACCTTATAGGGCAGAAATAGAGTGGTACAAAGCAACATGTGATCAGTCTGATGCTCAAATGGGGTATTATGACTCTTTCAAGCAAAGAGGAGCCTCGAAGAGGGACTTTAAAGTCAACATGAATCGGTACAAGCTAGCTCGTTTTTGGGATAATGTAATTAACATGCTGGATAACAATGACCTTCCTCGTGATTTTCACAGGCGAGCAAAGTGGGTGAACGGATCTCAATTCTATATGCTCCTTGTAGAGCCATTAGATATTGCCGAGTATTATCGTACAGGAATGCACCGTAAGAAGGGTCATTACATTAGCAATGGAAGAGAGCGGAGGTACAAGATTTTTGAAAGGTGGTGGAAAGAGAGACCAATTAAAGAGGAAGAGAAGAAAACAAGAAGCACGTTCGCAAGTTCCACCCAAGACACATGTTTTTGGGCCAGAGTGGAGGAAGCTAGAGAGCGGCTAGACAATGTGAGAAACGAGACAGATCCGAGAAATCAGGCTCTGCTGTTGTCTTCCCTTGATGACTTTTCAAAGTATGCGAGTGGATTAGTGGAAAGAAAAGAGGTGTCTAAGGATGTAGTAGCAAGGAATTCAAGCTATTGTATGTGGGTGAGAGATTATGAGGAATTAAAATCACAGTATGTGCAATTGCATCCCTAG